The proteins below come from a single Treponema phagedenis genomic window:
- a CDS encoding DUF4097 family beta strand repeat-containing protein: MGTLPHNKRNDTEAISSLEFTHERSPAIILKTGTAKKIIIHTVGLPDEVMSFDLVNKKLIIIEKDIWSRKAREMVSIKNNDWYTKSKIEIEIPEGFRFNDMRIISNAPLKLQKIESDNLYIDAQSGDIELVKCNFTNPLLQASNGNIAIDSCAIKRNLTLSTKNGNITIDNTETENDILLNSKNGNTDMNNFKAANLKIETKNGFFNGEASSFDTITCNTHNGNFNFEGTVKKEIAVTSRAGNISVELLGKDTLNKVQFKSTNGNLTLKNISAIEAKTESDTGFVTA; encoded by the coding sequence ATGGGAACATTACCGCATAACAAAAGAAATGATACCGAAGCAATTTCTTCGCTTGAGTTCACTCATGAACGTTCTCCTGCAATAATTTTAAAAACCGGTACTGCAAAAAAAATCATTATACATACCGTAGGACTTCCTGATGAAGTAATGAGTTTTGATCTCGTAAATAAAAAATTAATAATAATTGAAAAAGATATCTGGAGCCGGAAAGCACGCGAAATGGTTAGCATCAAAAATAATGACTGGTATACAAAATCAAAAATAGAAATAGAAATTCCTGAAGGCTTTCGATTTAATGATATGAGAATCATTTCAAATGCTCCTTTAAAATTGCAGAAAATTGAATCCGACAATCTGTATATTGATGCGCAAAGCGGAGATATTGAGCTTGTAAAATGCAATTTTACCAACCCGCTTTTACAAGCTTCAAACGGAAATATTGCTATTGACAGTTGTGCTATTAAGCGGAACCTTACCTTAAGCACAAAAAACGGCAATATAACAATAGATAACACGGAGACAGAAAACGATATTTTACTGAATAGTAAAAACGGAAATACCGACATGAATAATTTCAAAGCAGCAAATTTAAAGATAGAAACAAAAAACGGTTTCTTTAACGGTGAAGCCTCATCCTTTGATACAATTACCTGTAATACCCATAACGGAAATTTTAATTTTGAAGGCACTGTAAAAAAAGAAATTGCCGTAACCTCTCGTGCAGGAAATATTTCTGTTGAGCTATTAGGCAAGGATACGCTAAACAAAGTGCAATTCAAATCAACAAACGGTAACTTAACGCTGAAAAATATTTCCGCCATTGAAGCAAAAACGGAAAGCGATACG
- a CDS encoding permease prefix domain 1-containing protein, protein MEKIVRYIDNVFSSCPRTEEAARLKMQLIDNLIEKYNALLAVGKNEDEAFGIVITGFGDIEEIKKTLKQDEPEIPEQAEERDSFAMNSEEIIAIYREVQNSLKKTTRWEFFYCVAGLVIVMSTFIVSRRYGWRMLDVTVPIALLMFFVCIGLASARFILYAVRILNIERNLFDLAKRKDLGTENTKMKFTDIIDDLKAEGKLPVKKLQATIILITAAFFLLYLNTGGRFGILFFIILLGFVSLFLVHIWLK, encoded by the coding sequence ATGGAAAAGATTGTTCGGTATATTGATAATGTCTTCAGCTCTTGTCCAAGAACCGAAGAAGCGGCTCGGCTAAAAATGCAGCTTATTGATAATCTAATTGAAAAGTACAATGCCTTGCTCGCCGTGGGTAAAAATGAAGATGAAGCCTTCGGTATAGTCATCACCGGTTTCGGCGATATCGAAGAAATCAAAAAAACGCTCAAACAAGATGAACCGGAAATTCCGGAGCAAGCAGAAGAACGCGATAGTTTCGCTATGAACTCGGAAGAGATTATCGCAATATACAGAGAAGTGCAAAATTCATTAAAAAAGACTACACGGTGGGAATTTTTCTACTGCGTGGCAGGGTTGGTAATAGTGATGAGTACATTCATTGTCAGCAGAAGATACGGCTGGCGTATGCTTGATGTTACCGTTCCCATAGCATTGCTCATGTTTTTTGTTTGTATCGGTTTGGCAAGTGCCCGTTTTATATTGTACGCAGTCAGAATATTAAATATAGAACGAAATCTCTTTGACTTAGCAAAAAGAAAAGATTTAGGTACGGAAAATACAAAAATGAAATTTACAGATATCATTGATGATTTAAAAGCTGAAGGAAAACTGCCGGTAAAAAAATTGCAAGCTACCATAATTTTAATTACCGCTGCATTTTTTTTACTGTACCTTAATACCGGCGGGCGTTTTGGAATTTTGTTTTTTATTATTCTGCTTGGCTTTGTGTCTTTGTTCTTAGTTCATATATGGTTAAAATAA
- a CDS encoding flavodoxin domain-containing protein, producing MKKTGIFYATKGGTAEAFAKQIAEKLDADIFNMKDTKIEEIANYKNVVLMSSNYAFGALADDWGGKVKNLHTIDFCCKNVAIVGVGSQERHPDSFCSGAADFYDKLRFSGARFVGAVNACNYKFDFSRLQRGNKMLGLCLDKGDDKSASHIDSWVQQVKPIFDKA from the coding sequence ATGAAAAAAACAGGTATTTTTTATGCAACTAAAGGTGGTACCGCCGAGGCTTTTGCAAAACAAATTGCAGAAAAATTGGACGCCGATATTTTTAACATGAAAGACACAAAGATTGAGGAAATCGCAAATTATAAAAATGTTGTTCTTATGTCTTCTAATTATGCATTCGGGGCTTTGGCGGACGATTGGGGTGGAAAGGTGAAAAACCTACATACGATAGATTTTTGCTGCAAGAATGTTGCAATTGTCGGTGTAGGCAGCCAAGAGCGACATCCAGACAGCTTTTGCTCCGGAGCAGCGGACTTCTACGATAAACTCCGCTTTAGCGGTGCTCGTTTTGTCGGAGCGGTTAATGCCTGCAATTACAAGTTTGATTTTTCACGCTTGCAGCGCGGCAATAAAATGCTCGGTCTTTGCCTTGATAAAGGTGATGATAAATCCGCTTCTCACATTGATTCCTGGGTTCAGCAAGTAAAACCAATTTTTGACAAAGCATAA
- the gyrB gene encoding DNA topoisomerase (ATP-hydrolyzing) subunit B has protein sequence MTNSTYSASNITVLEGLEAVRKRPGMYIGSTGPNGLHHLVYEVVDNCIDEAMAGFCDRITVVLEKNDIVRVEDNGRGIPVDIHPQEGISALEIVLTKLHAGGKFDKGSYKVSGGLHGVGVSVVNALSTWMEATVYKDGAEHYQKFEIGVPLDSVKKIGTTDKHGTTIRWAADPAIFKETTTYDFDVLATRLRELAFLNSNITIVMRDERLSTPKEATFAFEGGISHFVQYLHGTKQVLPAEPIYIEAEKNDIIMEIALQYNDGYNENLLSFVNDINTREGGTHLEGFKSALTRVMNEFLKKNSKLIKKLDKEEKLTGEDVRAGLTAVISIKVPEPQFEGQTKTKLGNSDVRGIVDSFVNEKLTLFFEQNPAIIDKILEKTVSEATARIAARRAKEATRRKSGLDSFGLPGKLADCSLKDPKLCEVYIVEGDSAGGSAKKGRDSKTQAILPLWGKMLNVEKTRIDKVMNNEKLQPIIASLGTGIGKDFNIDKIRYHKIIIMADADVDGSHIRTLLLTFFFRYMPQIIEEGYVYLAMPPLYKISYNKKEWYVYNDEERDQVLKEIGKENNVAVQRYKGLGEMDGTQLWETTMDPARRKMMRVTLPDAIEADRIFSTLMGEEVEPRRQFIEENAVYANLDV, from the coding sequence ATGACAAATTCAACATATTCGGCAAGTAATATTACTGTTTTGGAAGGTTTGGAGGCGGTTCGTAAGCGTCCGGGCATGTATATCGGTTCAACGGGGCCGAACGGGTTACATCATTTAGTGTATGAGGTTGTGGATAACTGTATTGATGAGGCGATGGCCGGCTTTTGCGATAGGATTACCGTTGTGCTGGAAAAAAATGATATTGTCCGTGTTGAAGATAACGGGCGCGGTATTCCGGTGGATATTCATCCGCAAGAGGGAATCAGCGCGTTGGAAATTGTTTTAACCAAACTGCACGCGGGCGGAAAGTTTGATAAGGGCTCGTATAAGGTTTCAGGCGGTTTGCACGGCGTCGGCGTTTCTGTAGTGAATGCCCTGTCCACTTGGATGGAAGCTACCGTGTATAAAGACGGCGCGGAGCATTATCAAAAATTTGAGATTGGAGTACCGCTTGATTCGGTAAAAAAAATCGGCACTACCGACAAGCACGGCACTACTATTCGTTGGGCGGCAGATCCGGCAATTTTCAAGGAAACTACCACCTATGATTTTGATGTGCTTGCAACAAGATTACGGGAACTTGCATTTTTAAACAGCAATATAACGATTGTGATGCGAGATGAGCGGCTTTCCACACCAAAAGAAGCAACTTTTGCATTTGAAGGCGGGATAAGCCACTTTGTGCAATATTTACATGGAACTAAGCAGGTTCTTCCTGCAGAACCTATTTATATTGAGGCTGAAAAAAATGATATCATTATGGAAATTGCATTACAATATAATGACGGTTATAACGAAAATCTTTTATCATTTGTAAATGATATTAATACCCGAGAGGGCGGAACGCATCTTGAAGGCTTTAAGTCAGCCCTCACTCGTGTAATGAATGAATTCTTAAAAAAGAATTCTAAGCTTATAAAAAAACTGGACAAAGAAGAAAAGCTTACCGGAGAAGATGTGCGCGCGGGACTTACCGCCGTTATTTCGATAAAAGTTCCCGAACCTCAATTTGAAGGGCAGACAAAAACAAAACTTGGTAATAGTGATGTGCGTGGCATTGTAGATTCTTTTGTAAATGAAAAACTCACCCTCTTTTTTGAGCAAAATCCCGCTATCATCGATAAAATACTGGAAAAAACAGTATCTGAGGCAACCGCAAGAATTGCCGCACGCCGCGCAAAAGAGGCAACACGGAGAAAAAGTGGTTTGGATAGTTTTGGATTGCCGGGAAAACTTGCCGATTGTTCATTAAAGGATCCGAAGCTTTGCGAAGTATATATAGTAGAAGGTGATTCGGCAGGCGGATCGGCAAAAAAGGGGAGAGACAGCAAAACTCAGGCAATTCTTCCGCTTTGGGGCAAAATGCTGAATGTGGAAAAAACACGGATTGATAAAGTAATGAATAACGAGAAATTGCAGCCTATTATCGCAAGTCTCGGAACCGGAATCGGTAAAGATTTTAATATAGATAAAATTCGTTATCATAAAATCATTATTATGGCGGATGCCGATGTCGACGGTTCGCATATCAGAACGCTTCTTTTAACATTTTTCTTCCGTTATATGCCTCAAATTATCGAGGAAGGATATGTATATCTTGCAATGCCTCCGTTGTATAAAATTTCCTATAATAAAAAAGAGTGGTACGTATACAATGATGAGGAGCGGGATCAGGTTTTAAAAGAAATAGGCAAGGAAAATAATGTTGCCGTGCAGCGCTATAAAGGTTTGGGCGAAATGGATGGGACACAGCTTTGGGAAACTACCATGGATCCTGCACGCAGAAAAATGATGCGCGTTACCTTGCCCGATGCAATAGAAGCGGATCGAATATTCAGCACGCTTATGGGAGAGGAAGTAGAGCCCCGTCGTCAATTTATTGAGGAAAATGCCGTATACGCTAATCTTGATGTATAA
- a CDS encoding PadR family transcriptional regulator, translating to MAIVSTDIMRGVHDILILSLLVKADSYGYEISQNITNYSAGAYTIKETTLYSALGRLEKSGYIVSYDGDKTLGPPRTYFKLTNFGKQYLMDKIAEWKSITKLLDTFIKLAE from the coding sequence ATGGCAATAGTTTCAACCGATATAATGCGCGGGGTGCATGATATTTTAATTTTATCACTTCTCGTTAAAGCAGACAGTTACGGATACGAAATTTCTCAAAACATAACTAATTATTCGGCAGGTGCCTATACTATTAAAGAAACGACTCTATATTCGGCGTTGGGGCGGCTGGAAAAAAGCGGCTATATTGTCTCCTATGACGGAGATAAAACGCTGGGGCCGCCTCGTACGTACTTCAAACTTACCAATTTTGGCAAGCAATACCTCATGGATAAAATTGCGGAATGGAAATCAATAACAAAATTACTTGATACCTTTATCAAGCTTGCAGAATAA